The following are from one region of the Calypte anna isolate BGI_N300 chromosome 13, bCalAnn1_v1.p, whole genome shotgun sequence genome:
- the ARSI gene encoding arylsulfatase I yields the protein MAVYALTGFSLVSLLSFGYLSWDWMKPSLVADVATDPMEKPLPPAFTRPPHIIFILTDDQGYHDVGYHGSDIQTPTLDRLAAEGVKLENYYIQPICTPSRSQLITGRYQIHTGLQHSIIRPRQPNCLPLDQVTLPQKLQEAGYSTHMVGKWHLGFYKKECLPTRRGFDTFLGSLTGNVDYYTYDNCDGPGVCGFDLHEGEDVAWDQSGKYSTVLYAQRVSKILASRSPKEPIFIYVAFQAVHTPLQSPKEYIYRYRSMGNVARRKYAAMVTCMDEAVKNITWALKKYGYYDNSVIVFSTDNGGQTFSGGSNWPLRGRKGTYWEGGVRGIGFVHSPLIKRKRRTSWALVHITDWYPTLVNLARGNLSNVPGLDGYNVWPAISEGKESPRTEILHNIDPLYNHAKYGSLEDGFGIWNTAVQASIRVGEWKLLTGDPGYSDWIPPQTLTNFPGSWWNLERLTDGLRKSVWLFNITADPYERYDLSEQRPDVVRTLLMRLVHYNRTAIPVRYPAENPRAHPDFNGGAWGPWASEDDVEEWEGIGEASKGRNKKKKCKICKLRSFFRKLNTRLMSNRI from the exons ATGGCTGTCTATGCCCTCACTGGCTTCTCGCTGGTCAGCCTGCTCAGCTTTGGCTACTTGTCCTGGGACTGGATGAAGCCCAGTTTGGTGGCTGACGTGGCCACAGACCCCATGGAGAAACCGCTGCCTCCAGCCTTCACCAGGCCACCCCACATCATCTTCATTCTGACTGATGACCAGGGCTACCATGACGTCGGGTACCACGGCTCAGATATTCAGACTCCAACACTGGACAGGCTGGCAGCTGAGGGTGTTAAGCTGGAGAACTACTACATCCAGCCCATTTGCACCCCGTCCCGGAGCCAGCTGATAACCGGCAG GTACCAGATCCACACGGGGCTGCAGCACTCCATCATCCGCCCTCGGCAGCCCAACTGCCTGCCCCTTGACCAGGTGACCCTGCCCCAGAAGCTTCAGGAAGCTGGCTACTCCACACACATGGTGGGCAAGTGGCACCTTGGCTTCTACAAGAAGGAGTGCCTGCCCACCCGACGGGGCTTTGACACCTTCTTGGGCTCCCTGACAGGCAACGTGGACTACTACACCTATGACAACTGCGACGGGCCGGGTGTCTGCGGCTTTGACCTGCACGAAGGGGAGGACGTGGCTTGGGACCAGAGTGGGAAATACTCCACCGTCCTCTACGCCCAGCGTGTCAGCAAGATCCTGGCATCCCGCAGCCCCAAGGAGCCCATCTTCATCTACGTGGCCTTCCAAGCAGTCCACACACCTCTGCAGTCACCCAAGGAGTACATCTACCGCTACCGCTCCATGGGCAACGTTGCTCGCCGCAAGTACGCAGCCATGGTGACCTGCATGGACGAGGCAGTGAAGAACATCACCTGGGCCCTCAAGAAGTATGGTTATTATGACAACAGTGTGATTGTGTTCTCCACTGACAATGGTGGGCAGACCTTCTCTGGGGGAAGCAACTGGCCGCTGCGGGGCCGCAAAGGGACATACTGGGAAGGGGGAGTCCGTGGCATCGGTTTTGTTCACAGTCCCCTCATCAAGCGCAAGCGCCGGACCAGCTGGGCATTGGTTCACATCACGGACTGGTACCCAACTCTGGTCAACCTGGCCAGAGGCAACTTGAGCAATGTGCCAGGCTTGGATGGCTACAACGTCTGGCCTGCCATCAGTGAGGGCAAGGAGTCTCCGCGAACTGAAATCCTGCATAACATCGACCCTCTGTACAACCATGCCAAGTATGGCTCCTTGGAGGATGGATTTGGCATCTGGAACACGGCTGTGCAGGCCTCCATCCGGGTCGGGGAGTGGAAACTTCTCACTGGTGACCCAGGGTACAGCGACTGGATCCCCCCACAAACCCTGACCAACTTTCCAGGGAGTTGGTGGAACCTGGAGCGTCTCACCGATGGCCTGAGGAAGTCTGTGTGGCTCTTCAACATCACTGCTGACCCCTACGAGCGCTATGATTTGTCAGAGCAGCGCCCAGATGTGGTCAGGACCCTCCTGATGAGGTTGGTGCACTACAACCGGACGGCCATCCCGGTGCGGTACCCTGCAGAGAACCCCCGGGCTCACCCGGACTTCAACGGTGGTGCCTGGGGACCTTGGGCCAGCGAGGACGATGTGGAGGAGTGGGAAGGCATTGGAGAGGCCTCGAAGGGTAGGAACAAGAAGAAGAAGTGTAAGATCTGCAAGCTGCGCTCCTTCTTCCGCAAGCTGAACACCAGGCTCATGTCCAACCGCATCTGA